In the Candidatus Bathyarchaeia archaeon genome, GATGAAACGCGGGGGAGTAATAGTCAACGTAGCCTCGGTTGAGGCAGTTATGCCGTTCAAAGAAGACCTGGTGCCATACGGCTTAAGCAAAGTCGGCGTCATAACCCTCACCAGAGCGCTGGCTGCAGAGTATGGCAGAAAAGGGTTCAGGATAAACGTTTTAGTGCCAGGCGGAATTCTGACGCCGGGAACAAAAAATGTTGCCAAGGAAATTCTCAAATTTAATGTTGGCATAATCCAGTCAGGGTTAGAGTACCGACAAAGATTGCCTATGGGAAGACTTGGCGACCCGGATGAGATAGCGCGTGTGGCTCTGGTTTTGGCATGTGACTTGTCAAGTTATATGCAGGGAGCGCTTGTTGCGGTTGACGGTGGATTCCTCTCTGCGTAGGTACTCGTACAGAAAAGTTCAGTCGAAATGGATAAAGAAAATTGAGGGAAGGTTGCCTGCTTAGGCAAGCAGGTCAATTACTTCTTGTGGGATGAAGAACTCATCTATCTGTGAAGAGTAGACGACGAGTCCGTCAAGGTTGTAGGTTTGCACTTGGTTTCCGTGTGAAACCGTCATGATGTCTTTGCTTGCAGGCAGAGTTGCGGTGACGCCGCCGTTTGTTCGGATTTCAAGAACGGGGTTTGCTGGGTCGTTCATATTGAAGGTCAGTTGAGATGCGGAGTAGACGTCAGAGGCTTTAACGTATAGAGTTTCCTGTGCCGCGGTGAAGTCCAGACCAAGAGCGTCAGAGGCAAGGTATGCTAGTTCGGTGTTGTCGAAGTGCCCAACTGGGGTGTTGCCGTCTGTTGAGTAAGCCCAGAGAGGAACGTCAGAGCCGTCGTGTCCGTGGGTGGTCCAGCCGAAGGCTGTGTAGGCTTCGCAGATGTATTCTGAAATTGAGTAGTAGTCAGTCAGGTCCATGGCTGCGATGTCGTCGTCGGTTATTTCAAGACCCCACCATTCTTGGAAGATTGCCTTGATTTCTGCGTTGTCAGTTACGCCGTCGAGTTTGGTTACTAAGCCTTGAGAGGTAATTTGCATGCCTTTGAGGGGGTTTACGACGTCTTCAACGGTTAGTTTGGTGTAGCTGTGGCCGATTGCGTTGGTGTCTTGGTAGTAGCTGCCTATGGTCATGCCGCCAGTGTTGTGGTCGGGGAATGCCAGGACAAGTGTGTTTCCATCTTGCAGGGCAAAGTTAAGGGCAACGCCGACTGCATCGTCAAAGGCGAGGAAGTCAGTTGCAGCATAAATTGGGTCGTTTGCGTGGTTTGCCCAGTCAACTTGGCTGCCTTCAACCATCAGGAAGAAACCGTTTCTGTTTGCGGACAACAGTTGGATTGCTTGCGAGGTCATTTCGGCTAGTGAAGGTTCTGTTGGAGCGAATTCTGCGCGGTCAATGTCCGGCTGCATGGCATCTGAAGCGAACA is a window encoding:
- a CDS encoding alkaline phosphatase; this translates as MENKHKIVIVAMLVAVMTVSSLALPAFSTTQTTPDQSIKNVIVLVPDGCSLGTQTVARWYKGSALNVDGIATGSVSTFMTDSVITDSAPAATAFSSGHKSSDKFIGVGPKTNDLLTGYTPDADPYAPLATILEAAKLAGKSTGLIATSTISHATPAAYASHNYNRGDENDIIEQMVYNEVDVVFGGGASKLFPSGTTYTTSFGDTWTGSRTDGDNLYQTLMDRGYMFVDSKETMTSLISGRAWGMFASDAMQPDIDRAEFAPTEPSLAEMTSQAIQLLSANRNGFFLMVEGSQVDWANHANDPIYAATDFLAFDDAVGVALNFALQDGNTLVLAFPDHNTGGMTIGSYYQDTNAIGHSYTKLTVEDVVNPLKGMQITSQGLVTKLDGVTDNAEIKAIFQEWWGLEITDDDIAAMDLTDYYSISEYICEAYTAFGWTTHGHDGSDVPLWAYSTDGNTPVGHFDNTELAYLASDALGLDFTAAQETLYVKASDVYSASQLTFNMNDPANPVLEIRTNGGVTATLPASKDIMTVSHGNQVQTYNLDGLVVYSSQIDEFFIPQEVIDLLA